A stretch of DNA from Equus asinus isolate D_3611 breed Donkey chromosome 20, EquAss-T2T_v2, whole genome shotgun sequence:
TCATCATTTCTCCAAGTTTCCTTCCTATCCAAGGCTTGCAgtgactttttaataaaaagtattaaTCTTGTCAATTGTTTACAGTTATTATCTATGTCAGATAGCTATGGCTCTACCCGTTTGTTTGATCATGCATTGTACTTTGTACAACATCACTTTTCTTTAGTATTTAAATCCAGTGATTTCTTAGAGATGAATTTTGGAGTACTGCAAAAATGTCTAGAATCAGATGAATTAAATGTTCCTGAAGAAGAAACCGTACTGAAAGTTGTCCTTAGTTGGACTAAACATAACTTAGAATCCAGGCAAAAGCATCTGCCTCATTTGATTAAAAAAGTAAGATTACATCAGTTATCTGAGGAGACGCTTCAAGACTGTCTGCTCAGTGAGGAGTGTTTACTCAAAAGCACAAACTGTTTTGACATAATCATGGATGCAGTTAAGCGTGTGCAAGGTTCTGGTGGACTTTTCCCTGATGCTCGACcatccacaactgaaaaatacatatttgttcacaaaactgaggaaaatggagaaagtCAATATACATTTTGCtataatattaaaactgattCGTGGAAAGTATTGTCACAGTCACACCTGATTGATTTGCCAGGATCTAGTCTGTCTAGTTATGGAGAGAAAATATTCCTGACAGGTGGTTGCAAAGGGCCATGTTGTAGAACGGTTAGGCTCCATATTGCAGAGTCCTACCATGATGCCACTGATCAAACCTGGTGCTACTGTCCAGTCAAAAATGATTTCTTCCTGGTATCGACTATGAAAACACCAAGAACCATGCATACATCAGTTATGGCTCTCAATAGATTATTTGTCATAGGTGGGAAGACTAGAGGATCTCAGGACATTAAAAGTCTCTTAGCTGTTGAATCTTACAACCCTCTTTCCAAAGAATGGATATCTGTTAGCCCATTACCCAGAGGCATATACTATCCCGAAGCAAGTGCATGCCAAAATGTAATTTATGTTCTTGGATCAGAAGTAGAGATTACGGATGCCTTTAACCCATCACTTGATTGCTTTTTTAAATACAATGCTACAACTGATCAGTGGTCTGAACTAGTAGCAGAATTTGGGCAGTTTTTTCATGCAACACTAATTAAAGCTGTCCCAGTCAACTGCACACTGTATATATGTGACCTTTCCACCTATAAGGTTTATAGTTTTTGTCCAGATACTTGTGTTTGGAAGGGTGAAGGATCTTTTGAATGTGCAGGCTTTAATGCAGGTGCAGTTGGAATTgaagataaaatttatatattaggtGGCGATTATGCACCGGATGAAATCACAGATGAAGTGCAGGTCTACCACAGCAGCAGGTCCGAGTGGGAAGAAGTTTCACCAATGCCAAGAGCCTTAACTGAATTTTACTGCCAGGCGATCCAGTTTAACAAATACAGGGACCCATGGTTTTCTAATCATTTCTAAAACTAGTGTGTGCTTAGACAGTCTAAAACTATTCCAGTTCTAGAAACCTACAGTTAATTTGTTAACCTTAATAGTTGGTAAAAAGGTCTTTACAtcttaataagataaaatattccTTCTATTAGAGAATCACTATGAATGTATACCATATATGAATTAGCAGTTCCCAGaaacttaaaatacaaaatatgttttatcaaaaattatattgaatATAATTTAATCTTGGAGAATCCAGAATATTTAGTATTTTCATATGTAAATAAAACCCATAGGCTTTGacgttttgatttttaaagtactcTATCCATAAAAGACtaatgaaaacaaatcaaaattcaTAGATTTATACTATTTAGATGGAAGAAATCTCTTTAGGTAGTAAAACTGAATTACACTGTATTATATGAactagaaaataaattagaaagagGTGCGAATCCTCCCTTGTTACTATAGGTATAAGAGTTACTGAATGTCTGTCCTTTCTGATCATTGGTTAGCTTCTTTTAAGCCCTCCTTTTCTTGCACTTTTTTTGGTCAGAAATTTTTCTAAAACGCAATGTATTTCCCCAGGCTTCTAAACTGTACAGTAAACATGGCTTAACTTTTTTACTCTTCATTAAGAGCATAATGTACCATGTTATAAGGCCATCATGCCATCGGCAGTTactgaaatgcttttaaaattgctAATTCTATTAGTTCTCAGTGTTGGTTGGTTTCAATTTCTATCAGTatcatatatctttttcttttctggctcAAGCTCAGTAAATTAGCACTTTTGATTTAATTAGTAGTTTAAGTTATGCCTGACCTGAGTTTATCTTAACGTGTAACCCACTGAGTGACGTTCTTGGATTTGGGGAGGATAGTCCTAAAATCCTTTTTATGTATCATTGCCAGGTTCCAACATAACGGAGGAGGTGAAAAATCTGACTTCTAGATAAGTGGCTCATTATTGTTGCATTTCCTAACTTCTTAAATGTCTAAATTTGAGTTGCAATAAGAAATTTCAGGGTTTAAATTAGTACCGTATCAGTTTTCTGCGATGATACATACCATCTGTAAAGCACTGTGTTGGTTTACCAGTTCAGTAAATTATTCATagtgaattattttctaaatttaaaaaaatgactgggCTTTTGCTACGATTAGTGGAATTCACAACCTGTATTTGTTTAGATGTTTAATCACCTTTAACCCAAACAGTGGAAGAGTATCAATTATCCTTGTTCTCAGGATGATTCCGCCTTGCAAAAGGGTATGTTTCTTTAATCAGTTTAAAAGATATAAGCATTTTAGGTTTTAAGACCCCTGCTTTACATCTCAGGTAATGTATAGATTGCACCTCTCCAGAATCAGATGAGTTTCCCACACTCTGCAGTAAATATAAATCTGTTgtaaatgtacatattttttagaAGTGTGTTCCTGTAAGTATGGAAATGCAGCTAAATGAAGGTTCTTTTATTTTACCATATAAATTTATGCAATCAGaagtttcaaatatatttttcaaaatagaacAAGATATTAGACTACATCATTATGCAATTCCAAAATCAGGGACCATCCCTAATGAGATGAGATAAAAAGTATTCTGTAGATTTGGTGGCCTTCCTCCCTACCTACTTTTGTTGGCTCTGCCTTTTCCTCtgtgggtgtttgtgtgtgtgtgtgtgtaagaaaaaaaattcagtagaggcttttgcgtgtgtgtgtgtgagactttgaaaacaaattatttgagAAAGACCATAACACAGTGGGTGACCTCTATGTGGATTTACTGAACAGTTAATTTAAGCATATACAAATAATTAAAGTatgcttaaaataaatattgttttaatcaCTGACTCTAGGAATTGTTAATCTCTTCtagaagaaactaaaaaaaatagaatcccTTCCTGATCTTGTTTCCTTATCGAATCATCTTTATTTCCACCATTCTTCTCATTGGCCATTGATTTATGGTTATGTTTCTAGAAATATCCTTGTCATCAAGCCCTAGGTGGCTCTCTCTGCATTTGATTTAATACACTTTCTAATGCACAAGTTTTCTGCCTGTTTCCGCAATTGCTGCATGTTACTTGttaatcattttcatttattgccATCCCTTTCCATCTGCACCTGAGAGCTCTTCATCAGTTATAACTGCAAGAAAAGTACTCTCTCTAATCATAAAGCCCcaaacttttcctttatttactgTTCTCTTTCCTTGGCACCATAGTAATCTGTGCTGGGCTTGGCTCCACTAATAATTGATCTTGTTCTCTCTCATTTTGCATCTTGTAAAGTTTGCACTTTCATTTGATCTATCTGCCTTATCAAAAAATGATCTGCGTGTTCAAAACCTTCAAGGAATCTGGCCACTTACACACATGGTCAGTGACTAAACTGTTTATATCTTTCTGATCATGCCTGTTGCTGTGGCTTCACTCTCCAAGAACCATACATATCATTCTGGCCTCACCCTCCATTCTGGATCTCTGACATGCAAATCTCAGTGATCTCTAAGGTTCTATTCTCGGTACCCCCAAAGAAGCTATTTTCCCTGTCTGTAAGTTCAGGAAATAACATCCCTTTATCTATGGCCTCTtcctttagtcttttttttctttaagtctactttcttttcattatcaTCCTTCAGCTAATGCCGCAGGGTAAGAGATAAAACAATTCTGCTCATTATCCAGATTGCTGTCATTCTTGtggaaaattttaacatttctaaatCCTTTATCATTTGTCTTGCTCCACTACGTTtcacaaaagaaagaattctaattTCGTAGTGTCTTCTGAAATTGAAAAGTATATagcattattaaatataaaaaagattaagTTCAACATATGAGATAATTCAGAGTTAATGGATATTCCTAGAGTGATCTTCAAACTTGGTTTAAAACGTGGAGCACTTTTATTCATCTATTGCCTGTGCAACTAAGCAGTATGAAGAATATTTGCATAATCAAAATTAACTACATTCCCATAACACTCGACTCTGGTATGAGGAGGGAAAGAGGTCTTTATCATGGCAATATTCATTACATACTACCCTTGGAAACTAGAATATTATTGGAGAGCAactacatgctacaacatgattCTATTTTTCCCAGATACCAAGAAGAGCAATTGCATATGTGTTCACTGTACCCAGCTCAAGGTACACGATTTCAAAATCAGTCAACTAGAAAAGGCAGACATCtgtttatgttttcagaattggAGGCAGAAATTATAATGGAATGATTAAATACATTGTTGAATATATAGTGTTTACTTTTAGATCATCATTCTCAGTTCAATTGGATCCAGTGTTTGGAAACTCTTCTCCTATTATATTTAGAATTGAGTGTGTAAGACAAAAATGTCTTCCAATGGACAGCTCTGGAGGGTAACCTAAAAACAAAAGCTGGAACTTGTAGGGAAGCAGGTTTCTCTTCAACGTAAGAAACAACTTTACTCCACTTTATAAAGCCATACTTTAGGATACGCCTAGTTATCAAAGACTGTGGCATGTGGCGTATGATTAGCCCAATACCTTCCTACACAGGAGTCCACGACCAAAGATTTCTACATTCTGTTTACACATTTGGATCTTAATAGTTTTGTGATGTAGGACTAATTGCTTCCTCcaatttatttagcattttaggCATTCCAAGTAACTTGGTTTCAATGGTTCTGCATACTCAAGATTTCAATAGGACTTGAGTTTTAAAAGTACATCATTTTTAGGAGCATTCTTACTGAaggaaatttgttcttttttctcttttttttaatcactcaGGAAAAAGTCTGTAATTGGTGCTGACATTTACAGTGAGCTGCTAATAGagattttttccttctgtctacCATAGGTGCACATTTGTTTTATAGTAAATAGAAACTGGAAGACCAGTACCTAAAATTTTCTCctgaattatttctaattttgctgCAAATGTAGCTATATAGTTAAATGTAGTGATTCTAGTTAAAGATTATGTGATTTGAAAGAATATCTTTATACAGAATCTTAATTTAgatatgtttataaataaattatatttgatgaCACTATGATGCTTAGTCCAATTTAATATCTAAATAGGAAATTTAATCACAAGATGATACTATTGCTTATCAAAAGATATCTCTTCTAAATCATAGACTCATTCAAACTTGAAAATAACCTTAGAATCTAATACAGCTTCCAACCTGGTATAGAAAGTCCCTGTAAATTCTAAAACACTCTTGACAGATGActtttttcaatttctaattcAGTGTTTTCAGGGGTAAAGAGCTCACTACCTCCATTTTTTAACGATTCTGTTAGAAAGTACTTCCTAACATGGAAAGCAACTCTGTCTCCCTGTAATAACTTCCAGCCTTTGGTCTTAGGTGGTTGTCCCCACAAGTGTTTGAAAGAGTAGTATGTCTCTCATTCCTCTAAAATCAAGAcctcattttccttcttattcAAATGCTCAGCGCTTTAAAACCTGCCACAATAGGTGTTACATTCCTTGTCCTTGTACAGTTGCCTCAGAGAATCTAGCCTAGCTCtgcctcctttttggtggtttgAGCCTGACCGGCATTGCAGAATCTCTATTTCACACACGAGTCTTGCCTCACTGTCCATTCCAGCGTATTTGATAACTCAGGCATCTTGTTCCCTTAACCAGCTCTCTAGCTTTTATAAATCCAGTTTGGGCTAGCGCCTTGCTGTGTCTCTCTCTtcgtacccccccccccccgtcaaTATAATCGCAAACATTTTCTGGAAGAGGAATTTAAAGCcagattttaataaatttttcaatcatttatcaTTGAATATGgttttcaggatttttaaaacacttctaaAAAAGACCCCAGAAactatacaaaaaatagaaatcaaagcAGTCACCTTCTTGGTGGTTAATGAGAAGACAATCAATACAGACCAGCCTTATGGTAATAACAATCTAAATGTGGAGATTCGCGCTGTTAGTCCAGTTGGATAAAGCATGGTATTTTCATAAAACAAGGCCATTATTAAATAACTCTATGGGTCAGGTAGCTTTATTCATTTCATTAACTTTGACAGCATTCCCAACTAACTGTCTAACTAGCTCAACAAATTATGCTGTTGGCTCCAAGGGTAACAAGGTTGCTGGAATAATTAAGAGTACAGTTCTTTGAGTATCACGTTGTAGTGTAAATATTCCTTTACGTGTCTGTCTTCCTCATGTAATTGGAAGCTCTTAGGAATGGGGACATATCCTCATCATTTCTGAACCTAGCAATTAACACAGCGCCTGCATATAATAAATAAACTGATATTCTATTGAGTCAATGTGTGaagcaaaatatatttactaGAGTTATATTGTTACTGAATGGGTTTGATTTAACTGTACATTTTGCAACTTATTTTCATGtacaaaggaaattattttgatggaTACTAcagtttaacatttttaaatgctacCACATTGTACCTTAGTtatctatttatgtatttgttaattctttttgtaatatttgatatctttcttaTGTTAAAAGTCTCTGAGACAATTGGTTTAGGTACTTTATGCAACCTCAGTTTTTGCTATTATACGGAAAAGCTAATGATGAAGTGTTATTTACTTGAGAGTGAAATTGCATTATACAGTGCTCTGCCCACCTTTGGAGAACATGTATAGTTGATTGTATAGTTGCATAGTATATTTATAGTTGGTTCTTGGAAGTGAAATTATAGATTCAAAGTTATTTATCCACCTAATTCTTTAGTGCTTAGGGATAATTTGTTCTCAgtgaattttaattataatatgtaatTCTGTGTTTCCTTTCAAAGGCAATAATGGATAAGACAATGACTGCAAGTTTCATTAGTAGACATGCAACCCCCATTTCTCCTACAATAGCATAATAGCTTTAGTGACCTTTTATCCCTATAGTGCTCAAAGCGATTTGCATTGCATACACAAGTAATGTACTTCATTTCCCTATTAGTGGAATGTGGGCTTTTGCTAAATGctataagaaataaaatcagcaTTTTTGCGGGTCCATATTAACATGTAGTAAAACATTTCAATTCTATAAAATAATTGTTaatttgtaaaaatgtatatCAGAAAAGAATACATATCCTGTCTGTATTCATTgtcattagaaataaaagagatagaTAAAGGCGGATGCTAAGGTCTCATTTTCTTGCCTCCTTTCCTAATGCCCCAGGGGCTCTGATGAGTCTCAGAACTACTGAGAGTGTGATAGTGGAGGTGGGGGGATTGTCAGAAGGGGCTTCTATAGCTGTGATGACATGTCTTGCAATATAAACTTCAAAGTGGACACCCTGGTCTGAAAGAATAGAATACCAACTAGACTTCAGATGTGTCATAGGTGTTTGGGCCATCACTGAGCTAAGAAAGAACAGACAATATACCCATGAACCGCAAGTGACACAGCTGAAGTTAGCTGAATGTACAGGGCCAGAGAGTGGCCAGCCCTGCCTCACTGGACACGAGGCGTACAAGGACCAGCTAGCTGCTGGGGCATAAGCCTTCCTCCCTCATACACACAAATGCTCGTGGGCTGGAGCTAGGAAAGGAGTCCAAAGTCTGACAGACTCAGTGATACCaagaaaagactttttaaatgtttacattggACAGATGCTCTCAATTCCAGTTcctgtaatttttcctctttctgggcAGGCCTATTTTCTGTCATGTTTCTGCTTTCCTGTGTAACAAGCTGTGATTTACTCAATGACCTTGGCTCCCAAGTCCCTCTTCTAGACTACTGCCGAGGTTGAAACAGAGTTCCTCCTTGGAAAGCAACCCTTGGAAAGTCAACCGTCCCTATCCCACATGACTGCATAGGCCACTTACCCTGTCTGAATTTCCGAGGTGCTCTGGTCCTCACTTACTAATCCTTCATCCAAATTTATTGCTCCAGACTTTTTCCCTTATTACCTCCAATTCTCCATGTGCCTCCAGCCTTCTGCAGTTCTCTTTGCCCTCAAACACTAACTCATCCCCTTCTCTTTAATCCTCCTAGACAGAAGCCTTAACAAAGTTTATTCCAAACGTAAGGATATTGTTAGTATTGGCCTGCCACTAGTTTGTTGAGGCTGCCTTCCTCAGCTGGAAGTCTCCTTTCCCAGTCAAAATTTTAATCCTCACAGGCCCCCAGTGAAGCTTTCCTCTTAAGACATTTAACAGAATGGTTACCCACCTCAGTCTGACGCATTGGCATTTGAAGTTCTTTCCCTAAATTCTGagttttcctctttcccctcactacaggagaaaaaaagaaagaagccccTCGATGACAAAATTTaatctccaggggccagccccatggcatagtgattcagtctggcacactccacttcggtggctcgggttcacaggtttggatcccaggcacaatCTTACACTACTCATTAGTCAttctgtggtggcaacccacatacaaaatagaagattggcacagatgttagctcagggctagtcttcctcaaagtgaaaaaaacaaaaagaggaagattggcaacagacgttagctcagattgaatcttcctcaccaaaaaaaaaaaaaaaattaatctctaTATTTACAGGAAATAAATTGCAAAGAGCATTGAAACTAGCAGTTTGTCCCTTTTCAATCATTAAGAGCTACTTAATATTGTGCAGGAGACGCCTGCATTTACAATGTTACAAAATATGTTTGGTCAAAAACTATTTGTAGCAATTTAGCCAGTATACAGAATTTAATTGAATTATATGTGTATTTTCTGGAGAAAATAATCCTTAAAAAGTAATCACTTTTCACCCGGACTATAaagtttcaaaataatgtttataaaatgttttgaggTTTTTGAAACTATGAAATATTGAATTTTTAGGCAATATGGCAATAGACTAATCTACCTAatgaatattaattaattaagacTGCaggctatatttttaaatactttttatataacCCATGTTTCCAGAATAAAGTTTCTTTGCACTTAATTACATTTTGCAATTTTAAAGACTTCCGTAAAGCTTAATGAGACTAAACCTAAGACAGCAAACTTAATAATATGCATGAAAAACTTAAGAAATTTTTTCGTGCTATCTTAAAATAGAATTTAGACATAAATAGTAAAGGAATCATCCTAGCATTTATAGCGTTAGATTCTACTGCACCTGGTAAATACGTTTGCGTTTCTTCCAGGTTCAGGTCTTATTCAACCTGGTTTTGCTCCAGTGGTAATTAATGAGTCCTCCATAGGAGTTTAATTACCCTTCCCTAACCCTGACCAAAATGAATGCTGTGAAatgagtttaaattttttaatcaagaaaagcCTCTCCCTGTGGgcttttcagatttaaaaatccaattagccttaatgttttccttttagaGATTAACCACCCTTTTATGTTGTGAAACCACCCTTTTATGTTGTTAATTGGAATTTAGACTATTTATAGCTCTTTTTTGAACAACCTTTTAGCAAAtcagtaaatttttgtttctttcacaaGTAGCATTCATCTTGTATCTATTCCAAAAGGTGTAAAATATTACCACAGTATTCTTCTATTTAAATGCAATTCACATTTCTCTTATAAGCACAAACTAATATGCACtcttgtttctaagaatttttacaaagaaaattatttaatagtttaaaataaagCATCTAAATTTCTTCCATTGATAGGTGAAATATTGAAGATCTAACTGATAACTTCTGTAAGGGGATATCTCCCAGGAATGTGCAGTGTCAGGCAGTGTATTTCAACCTTGCTTCAAAAAACAAACCATCTGGGATCtctcttaaaaatatcaaatactaGACCTCATTCTTGGAGATTTTGATTTAGTAAGTTCTAGATTCAGGTCCTGCtaactcatatttttaaaaatccctgcaAATAGATAATTCTTATCAGTGAGCAAGTCAGGGAATATGCTGGGGTGGAGGTTGGGAACTCAGCTCTGAAGTCAGACAGGCCCGGGTCTGAATTTCAGTTCCACCATAGAGAGTGGTTTATAAACTCTATAagcttgagcaagttacttaaacatTCTGTGCCCCAACTTCTTTATCGGCAAAATTGGGATAATAGTTGTACCTCCCACAAGATGTTGtagtgagaataaaatgaaataatccacGTGACATCcttggcacagtgcttggcgatgggaaatgttcaataaatgtttctgtctccttcctttcttttttcttctttgatttcagcAGAAGCCGTCTTCTCCTGACTCTCCAAAATGCTACCAGTCTTTCATTCTACAATTAGAGATAAAATTTCAGATCTCAAAAGTACCCAATTCTATCTTGGCAGGGGGAATTGATGGGAACAAGTTAAACTGCCTAATGCACAGTTTAGTTTTGACTTGGTCCTTAACATTGCCTCTTAGGCTCCACCATGagtttctaatttattaatttattcattcaacaactatttcttGAGCTCCTAATGTATGTCATCACTACACTAGGCTTGAGGGTATAATAGCAAGAAAATCAGATGTGTTCCCTGTTCTCCTGGAACTCACTGAATATCCTGCTGCTTCTGTGAGTCTCCAGATTTGATGTGGCCTGATCTCTATTGCTAACACTTTCGATTTGGCCCCAGTTTTGTTTTCCACTCTTTCTTACTAAGGCCTTGAGCTCTCAAGTTCAACCACAGCTCCTGTAGCTGATGCCAGATTGAGAATGAAGCCCAGATCTCCTGCAAACCCGTGAGCAGTGGGGTCAGACCACCAGATCACAGAATCCTAGAGTGGTCATAAAATGGGTGAGAGCTCTTAGCCGTCTGCAAGGAATTTCAAAcgtattgaatattttattttcacaaactcCAATGCAGAAGAATGGGTAAACCTTTGAATGAACacaattcaaaatttttttctcagtaatCTCCCACCCTGGTATATGTAACCAGCTTTGTACAATGTGTCGTATTGGCAAACTCTCATATATTACACATAGTACTACTGTGGTGTTTTTTCACCTGGTAAATTGAGTGAGATTACCATTTCTCATCTGTTTCCCAAACAtacatcctcaccaaaataacACAGACTTGAGAAAATGTGCAGAGGTCAGCTTATTGATAtctggaaatagaaaataaggaTGGTAAGTCATGAAAAATTCTACTTACGTATAATGATCTCTCTCATTAATAATTTAAGAGCCCTCCTTTATCCCGCAAATGTAATTAATGCAGCATCAGGGGagtgaaagaaagcagaggcAAGTAGTATAAATTCCATGTGACTGGGAATATAAGGGACTCTGTACAGTGCAGAGTAAGGACCTcagcagagaggggagggctgAAGGATAGAAACCAATGACTCAACGAGAGGAGCTGCTGTAAACTGTCATTCTTGAGCCCTGCTCTGCTCAGCCAACATCTCTGGCCTTAAGTGGGCTACACTTACCTGTGGCCAGGAGTTGTGACAATCTatgtctttaaggaaaaaaaaaagacagaaggtgTTTTATGGGAAGTAAGAGCGATCCAGATTTACAGGTTCTGTTGAGTCCAAAGAAGAGACAGTCAAATTCAGTGGCCGGGGCCCAGACTTCCCTGTTATAAACTTCCTTTGAATCATAGTGATCTCTCTGAGCACGGGTAAGAAGCCGGCACAGGAAGACCCTGATGCTTAGTAAATGAAAATAGTTTCCTCTTGCACGTTCTACTTCGAGCACCTTAATTTCTTAAACTGGAGACTAGGAGCGGTCAACATTTCTATAGAATAAAAGTATCATAGTCCAAAGTGTTACTTGGGAAAAGCCAGCTGGCTACCCCAGACAGGTCCTCAAAGGATGGCAGGACCTTGTTGCCACCATGTCTATATCAgttattgctacataacaaactaCCTCAAAttgaatggcttaaaacaatccTATTGCTCATGATTTTGTAGGTCATGAATTTGGGCAGAGCTCAGCAGGGACAGCTTGTCTTTGTTCCACATGGTGTTGGCTGGAGAGATCCAACTTGAGCTGCAGGCCTTACCCATCTGGTGCCTTGGTGCTGGCAGTCAGTTGGGGCACCTCAGTTCTTTTCCATGTGGCCTCTTTCCTCTAGGGCTTCACTGTCCAGTGTGGTAAGCACTATCCACATGTGACTATTgacatcaaaaattatattaatcaaaattttaaaaattaaaaattccatttccccATCACAagtcacatttcaagtactcaacagtcacatatggctagtggTGCCACATTGGACAATGCAGAGTACTTCCACCATAGCATAAATTTCTGTTGGAAAACATTACTCTAGGGCCGTTCTTTCCCTGTGGCCTCTCTCCAGCAGGATGGCTTGGACTTCTTTCCAAGAAAGTGCCTGGTTTCTCTCTGACTGACAGCAGAGCTACAGGGCCTCAAGACCTGGCCTCAGAAGTCCCACACACCGCTTCtacattctgttggtcaaagcaatTCACAAAACAGCATGGATTCAAGGGGTGGGAAATAGACTCCATAACAAATAGCAAAGACATATCATAAAGGATGCAGAAACAGAGAGGTATGATTCATTGGGTGCCATTTTTAACAAACTACCACCATACCAAACTCAATGATCAGTTCTCTTTAGGAAGTAGGTAGTCACATCAGAATCTGGCCTCTTTTTAGCCTTGTCTCTCTTCACTCTCTATCTTGCATTCTATGCTCTTTCCTTGTTTTGCAGCCATATTCCCTCAAACCTCTGCCTCTGTATCCTCTTTCTCCCTTACCATTGCAAGGTAAAATTACGTTGTAAGGTAAAAACTGCTTAAATTTCCTTGTTAAACTTTCTGATCACTCCCATGCTTATATGCTCAAATCCTTTGCCTCTCTTTTGCTTTGTCATACTTACTGTGCAAAATCAAAGCAGAAGTGATCTGATGAGAACTTCTAAAACTTCCCATTACTAACCAAATCTACCCACCTACCAGCATTTTTATCTAtatattcttccttctcccttttcacAATAGATGAAATGTTCTTGTGTCCACTCCCACCTGTGAGTAGATCACATTCCCTCTCACTTCAGCAGTTCTTCCTGCGTTCTCCTTCAGCATCCATTGCCCCATCTTTATAgatcattcccatcagcatacaAACATGTTGACTCCATGTACCTTCCAGAAACTACCTCATTTCTCTGCATGCATCCATCTCTTATCTTTCTTCTCTCAGGCTTTTATCAATCATTTTACCAAAACTGCTTTAGTCAAGACCACTAGTAGCCTCTTGATACT
This window harbors:
- the KBTBD3 gene encoding kelch repeat and BTB domain-containing protein 3 — encoded protein: MDNSYDFNRRNSCNGIPSEKKNSFLVSEDHGQKILSVLQNFREQNVFYDFKIIMKDETIPCHRCVLAACSDFFRAMFEVNMKERDGGSVTITNLSSKAVKAFLDYAYTGKTKITDDNVEMFFQLSSFLQVSFLSKACSDFLIKSINLVNCLQLLSMSDSYGSTRLFDHALYFVQHHFSLVFKSSDFLEMNFGVLQKCLESDELNVPEEETVLKVVLSWTKHNLESRQKHLPHLIKKVRLHQLSEETLQDCLLSEECLLKSTNCFDIIMDAVKRVQGSGGLFPDARPSTTEKYIFVHKTEENGESQYTFCYNIKTDSWKVLSQSHLIDLPGSSLSSYGEKIFLTGGCKGPCCRTVRLHIAESYHDATDQTWCYCPVKNDFFLVSTMKTPRTMHTSVMALNRLFVIGGKTRGSQDIKSLLAVESYNPLSKEWISVSPLPRGIYYPEASACQNVIYVLGSEVEITDAFNPSLDCFFKYNATTDQWSELVAEFGQFFHATLIKAVPVNCTLYICDLSTYKVYSFCPDTCVWKGEGSFECAGFNAGAVGIEDKIYILGGDYAPDEITDEVQVYHSSRSEWEEVSPMPRALTEFYCQAIQFNKYRDPWFSNHF